A single genomic interval of Blastopirellula marina harbors:
- a CDS encoding ABC transporter ATP-binding protein yields MNSSTQTSPPLVVEGVCKQFRRSQSVITALNEVDLTAEAGEFIVIMGASGSGKSTLLHAIAGLTDVDEGKVLVNGQDLSQLSDVQLTRFRGKEIGLVFQAFNLISSLTAEDNIRLPAPSSNDLSKRVDQVLGRLNLQDRRLHKPGALSGGEQQRVAIARALICDPAILLADEPTGSLDFDAGQQICQLLHELSREQGRTIVAVTHEPNVAMWADRVVVMRDGKNIAEFTPDGSRDPQEVAMQYQGLLRRPMETV; encoded by the coding sequence ATGAATTCCTCTACTCAGACATCTCCCCCCTTGGTGGTTGAGGGAGTTTGTAAACAATTCCGACGAAGCCAATCGGTGATAACCGCGCTGAACGAAGTCGACCTGACAGCGGAAGCGGGCGAGTTCATTGTCATCATGGGAGCTTCCGGGTCGGGCAAGAGCACCTTACTGCACGCAATCGCCGGCTTGACCGATGTGGACGAAGGGAAAGTTCTGGTCAACGGACAGGATCTTTCTCAGCTGAGCGATGTTCAACTGACTAGGTTTCGAGGCAAGGAAATCGGGCTGGTCTTTCAGGCGTTCAACTTGATTTCCAGCCTGACTGCCGAAGACAACATTCGATTGCCAGCCCCATCCAGCAATGATCTGTCCAAACGCGTCGATCAGGTACTCGGGCGGCTGAACCTCCAAGATCGCCGTCTGCATAAGCCGGGAGCACTTTCAGGCGGAGAACAACAACGCGTCGCGATCGCCCGGGCATTGATCTGTGATCCGGCGATTCTTCTGGCGGACGAGCCGACGGGAAGTCTAGACTTCGATGCTGGGCAGCAAATATGCCAATTGCTGCACGAGCTATCGCGAGAGCAGGGACGCACCATCGTCGCGGTTACACATGAACCAAACGTTGCCATGTGGGCGGATCGCGTGGTTGTGATGCGGGACGGAAAGAATATTGCCGAATTTACTCCAGACGGGTCTCGTGATCCGCAAGAGGTGGCCATGCAGTATCAAGGGCTGTTACGCCGCCCCATGGAGACCGTGTAA
- a CDS encoding ABC transporter permease has translation MNLTWKLFIAHARQQKIRFLLTAMAMIAAIGVVLWVVSAYEAIASRFDEQTEGFVGSYTAFVVPSDVDQWISPEMITAVANHPAVESANPVTQFKMMFRRAEPLPDADGPPQRFWPSVVGTNAKGSRYPLLDGRWLDPGVETEAVVSSGVAESLKLRPGDAIQFRTKSQEVIKLTVVGVVQQPAAEVEFAMTRTKGGAPGGVNRGPASVAAYVPRSIIPTLTGTADGTNLLEVKLRPSQTADVLVETLASADPALELLRTEDIRAKISSGFEAEGARKQAYFVTALSILASAFIIFTTLSMGVNERARQLAILRAVGLRRSQVAWLVLVEALVLAIFGWVGGLAGGWVLLQVLANATPQLFPNGVQLGTASILLTGLCSFLGSLLASLFPIWKATRISPLEAMAPTQDRPKNSRWYALAAVVSLLLIAVNPLLVYGVSMPEQLRFALIMLMGAPATVLGFALLSPLVILGVERLLSPLIAAILRLQSGLVKSQLSTNMWRTTGIAASLMLGLGLYTATQVWGHSMLGGFVPGHWTPDTIVKFANGLPIEQFDQIREVQGIDSERCLKIAVEQTKLVGDPLNAAERDSAVRQDNISLIGLDCEKAFTGSDPLFQLTFVQGNREEALTKLKQGRCCLVPDTFDRLAGLKVGDQITMIPPNRPKVPVEYTIAGIVSMPGSNWITKTSGIRRHFVRTAGIVLAPETEVRDDFALPMLEYLWLDPESGTKSEQLQQDLEAFVAAMPADESAGRRPAGKGPGRISSLFGRDGLQVTSLEDVRSSMRRRGGAAVRAMGWLPLVTLLVVSLGVVNTMAASVRARRWEFGILRAVGLRRFGLVKLVISESIMIGLVASGLSLAFGILTGWTCLGLVSYVSNQWFEGVSTPLVVPWSSLVFGYVLTFVLCFLAALWPAISSGRAEPLSLLQAGRAST, from the coding sequence ATGAACCTGACATGGAAACTATTCATCGCCCACGCACGTCAGCAAAAGATTCGCTTTCTCTTGACTGCCATGGCGATGATCGCGGCTATTGGTGTCGTTCTATGGGTTGTCTCGGCGTATGAGGCCATCGCTTCGCGGTTCGATGAGCAGACTGAGGGCTTCGTCGGGAGTTACACCGCGTTCGTTGTGCCCTCCGATGTAGACCAGTGGATCTCTCCAGAGATGATTACAGCCGTCGCAAACCATCCGGCGGTGGAATCGGCCAACCCGGTTACTCAGTTCAAGATGATGTTCCGCCGCGCCGAACCTTTGCCCGATGCCGACGGTCCTCCGCAACGGTTTTGGCCAAGTGTTGTCGGTACCAACGCCAAGGGCTCACGCTATCCGCTGCTGGATGGACGCTGGCTCGATCCGGGTGTTGAGACTGAAGCAGTTGTTAGCAGCGGCGTAGCGGAATCGCTCAAACTGCGACCTGGCGACGCGATTCAATTTCGCACAAAAAGCCAGGAGGTCATCAAGCTGACGGTTGTCGGCGTCGTTCAACAGCCTGCGGCCGAAGTTGAATTCGCCATGACACGGACGAAGGGAGGTGCCCCAGGTGGTGTTAATCGAGGGCCTGCGTCCGTGGCGGCGTATGTTCCTCGAAGTATCATTCCTACGCTGACTGGTACGGCAGATGGCACGAACTTGCTGGAAGTGAAATTGCGGCCATCCCAGACTGCTGATGTATTAGTGGAAACGCTCGCCTCGGCCGACCCTGCCTTGGAATTACTTCGCACCGAAGACATCCGCGCGAAGATATCATCTGGATTTGAAGCGGAAGGGGCTCGTAAGCAGGCCTATTTTGTGACGGCGTTATCCATTCTGGCGTCCGCGTTTATCATCTTCACCACCCTCAGCATGGGCGTGAACGAACGCGCAAGACAGTTGGCTATACTTCGCGCGGTGGGGCTTCGGCGATCGCAGGTAGCCTGGTTGGTTTTGGTCGAGGCGTTAGTCTTGGCCATTTTCGGATGGGTTGGTGGCCTCGCAGGTGGTTGGGTTTTGTTGCAAGTCCTCGCTAACGCCACGCCCCAACTGTTTCCCAACGGGGTCCAACTCGGAACGGCGAGCATCCTGCTGACAGGGCTGTGTTCATTTCTCGGATCGCTGTTAGCCTCGCTCTTCCCGATCTGGAAAGCAACTCGTATTAGTCCACTCGAAGCGATGGCTCCTACGCAAGACCGTCCGAAAAATTCGCGATGGTATGCTCTGGCCGCAGTTGTCAGCTTGTTGCTTATCGCCGTGAATCCGCTGCTTGTTTATGGTGTCTCGATGCCTGAACAGCTTCGATTTGCTTTGATTATGCTGATGGGGGCACCGGCCACTGTCCTTGGTTTTGCACTACTGTCCCCATTAGTGATCCTGGGGGTTGAAAGGCTATTGAGTCCGCTGATCGCCGCGATCTTGCGACTTCAGTCAGGACTCGTCAAAAGCCAGTTGAGTACCAACATGTGGCGGACGACAGGCATTGCCGCCTCGCTCATGCTGGGGCTGGGGCTTTATACGGCAACCCAGGTATGGGGCCATTCCATGCTGGGAGGCTTCGTGCCGGGACACTGGACGCCGGATACCATTGTCAAGTTTGCCAACGGACTGCCAATCGAACAATTCGATCAAATTCGTGAGGTGCAGGGAATTGATTCTGAGCGTTGCCTAAAAATCGCCGTCGAGCAGACGAAACTTGTTGGAGATCCGCTCAATGCGGCCGAGCGAGATTCCGCGGTGCGACAAGATAACATTTCCCTGATTGGGCTCGACTGCGAGAAGGCATTTACCGGCAGCGATCCTCTATTTCAGTTGACGTTCGTCCAAGGGAATCGAGAGGAAGCCCTCACGAAGCTGAAGCAAGGGCGCTGCTGTTTGGTGCCAGATACCTTCGATCGCCTGGCTGGCCTGAAGGTAGGCGATCAAATTACGATGATTCCCCCGAACCGACCAAAAGTGCCTGTCGAATATACCATCGCGGGAATTGTGTCGATGCCGGGTTCCAACTGGATTACCAAGACGAGCGGTATTCGTCGCCATTTCGTTCGGACGGCTGGCATTGTGCTCGCTCCCGAAACGGAAGTTCGGGACGATTTTGCATTGCCCATGCTGGAATATCTGTGGCTGGACCCGGAGTCGGGCACGAAGAGTGAGCAGCTTCAGCAAGACCTTGAAGCGTTTGTCGCCGCTATGCCTGCCGACGAATCTGCAGGTAGGCGGCCCGCAGGAAAGGGGCCTGGGCGAATCTCCAGTCTATTCGGTCGCGACGGTTTGCAGGTAACGTCCCTTGAGGACGTTCGCAGTAGTATGCGTCGCCGGGGTGGTGCGGCGGTTAGAGCAATGGGGTGGCTTCCGTTGGTCACGCTGCTGGTCGTTTCACTAGGTGTCGTGAATACGATGGCCGCGTCCGTCCGCGCACGGCGTTGGGAGTTTGGCATACTGCGAGCTGTTGGTTTGCGGCGATTCGGTTTGGTCAAGCTTGTCATTTCCGAGTCAATTATGATCGGCCTCGTGGCTAGTGGGCTCAGTCTGGCATTCGGTATCTTGACCGGTTGGACCTGCCTGGGACTCGTCAGCTATGTCAGCAATCAATGGTTTGAAGGGGTGAGTACGCCATTGGTCGTGCCGTGGTCCTCACTTGTCTTTGGTTACGTTCTCACTTTCGTGCTTTGCTTCCTGGCGGCACTTTGGCCAGCGATCTCTTCAGGCAGGGCAGAACCGCTGTCTCTATTGCAGGCCGGTCGAGCATCCACATAG
- a CDS encoding ABC transporter ATP-binding protein, translating into MSSNIAPDMPNEQSTPLQSVDLVKTFRQGVNLVQALNSVSLSIQPGEFAAIMGPSGCGKSTLLHVMAGLTRPDSGSVNVEGEDLSVMPDGRLTDFRRRRIGLVFQQFNLVAALSALENVMLPLMAEGGRASANAQERAKHLLDRLGLGGRIGHRPDAMSGGEQQRVAIARALVTDPAIILADEPTGSLDSGNGNAICSLLKELNQEEGRSIVMVTHEPAVAAWAGRVVVMKDGSVCSDWNTDQFPDAQSLAIRYQETISSQPALGAV; encoded by the coding sequence ATGTCGAGCAATATCGCTCCCGATATGCCCAACGAACAATCCACTCCCTTGCAATCGGTCGACTTGGTAAAGACGTTTCGCCAAGGGGTGAATCTCGTGCAGGCGCTCAATAGCGTTTCTCTGTCGATTCAACCGGGCGAATTTGCGGCGATAATGGGGCCCAGTGGATGTGGCAAGAGCACATTGCTTCATGTGATGGCGGGGCTCACACGCCCCGATTCTGGTTCCGTGAACGTGGAAGGAGAAGACCTTTCTGTCATGCCGGACGGAAGGCTGACCGATTTTCGGCGTAGACGAATCGGGTTGGTCTTCCAGCAGTTTAATTTGGTCGCCGCGCTCTCGGCACTGGAAAACGTAATGCTTCCCCTGATGGCTGAAGGAGGCCGAGCTTCCGCGAATGCGCAAGAAAGGGCCAAGCATTTGCTCGATCGGTTGGGGCTCGGTGGCAGGATTGGCCATCGGCCCGATGCGATGAGTGGTGGTGAGCAGCAACGTGTGGCAATTGCCCGGGCACTGGTCACCGATCCTGCCATCATTCTCGCCGACGAGCCAACCGGAAGTCTCGATTCCGGCAATGGCAATGCGATTTGCTCACTGCTCAAAGAGCTGAATCAAGAGGAAGGTCGAAGTATCGTGATGGTAACGCACGAACCTGCGGTTGCGGCTTGGGCTGGTCGCGTCGTTGTTATGAAGGATGGCTCCGTATGTTCAGATTGGAATACCGACCAGTTCCCTGATGCCCAGTCACTGGCGATTCGCTATCAGGAAACCATCTCCAGTCAGCCTGCGTTAGGTGCCGTATGA
- a CDS encoding FtsX-like permease family protein: MNVVLKIVGSYIRQYPGRLILTSLAMIASACMVVWVVSGYDALVAQFDEFSDEYMGQYHFYVVPPVSDLRPGSPPSGEDSVPQDIIAVLQADPSVASVDLGVQAHVEILPFETSGASVGLKDSPRGQRGPQGSEADRGDRSGRGGPGGGRGGQPGGGSGAGRGGRPGGAASGGSRGTGGSSGLGRGGPLFRYISLIGTTADSPPYPMTDGSWIDTGKIEFGDTIDAVISRGSAEAFGVSVGDEFVIKFETNTQRLKLVGIVDQVRSLPSVGRGSPAPSRGPATTALYIPMLAMGKVTGQEPRIDYAAVAMKEMSAGPAFESKWTRELASMGSKAELQSATDIEQDLSAGRSVASMRGQAYSATGISMLASLFIIFTTLSMGVHERTRQFAVLRAIALTKGQVAAIISVESIVLGLIGWLGGLAAGWLLLQVVAWSQPDFLRNGATLGSWSIMLSGICAFGGAIVAAVIPAWRATRVSPLDAMAPQPISPGTRYIVPAVVVGLTLIFVNPLLVFYVPMSDESRYGIYAALGCSTMAVGFLLLTPLAISITERYLAAPLAWLFRLDSRLLESQLSSNFWRTLGTSVALTLGLGLFIATQVWGYSMLGPFVPGEWAPDTLVNFTTGGLPDSEWEAVAHATGVKPQRCLPLAVEQPKLVGDITGSEERSSVARQDNIVLIGIDPERGIGADDPLLHLDFVDGDRVSAAKRMKETNACVVPDHFAKASGLKIGDSFELIPPYSPDKTVRYEIAGVVHLQGWHWMTKFSGLRRQSGRSAAMVFADFDDVRRDFNLPETNFFWMDTEPGVDYAKLGSVMQTIGDRYEGERQPVNGQGTWEFAARNFGSTVRITTVDDVRERIQGRAAGMIWGMGQLPLVTLAVSAIGVLNTILASVRTRQWDMGVMRSLGLTRWGLVRMILAEGILIGLVACVLSAGFGVMAGWCGVGISQYVSFFGGMAPTLILPWNQLLFGCGITLLLCLAAALWPAISAGRQEPLRLLQAGRTVA; the protein is encoded by the coding sequence ATGAACGTGGTGCTGAAAATAGTCGGATCTTACATCCGACAATATCCGGGGCGGCTGATTCTGACTTCATTGGCCATGATTGCCTCGGCCTGCATGGTAGTCTGGGTTGTCAGTGGGTACGACGCACTGGTCGCCCAGTTTGATGAGTTTTCCGACGAATACATGGGACAGTACCACTTTTATGTCGTCCCTCCAGTATCGGATCTGCGTCCCGGAAGCCCACCTTCGGGTGAAGACTCAGTACCGCAAGACATCATTGCCGTACTTCAAGCCGATCCATCGGTGGCGTCAGTCGATCTGGGTGTTCAAGCTCACGTTGAAATCCTTCCCTTCGAGACTTCCGGCGCTTCAGTGGGCCTGAAAGATTCACCACGCGGGCAGCGTGGACCTCAGGGGAGCGAGGCTGATCGCGGTGACAGGTCGGGGCGTGGAGGCCCGGGTGGTGGACGTGGAGGACAGCCCGGTGGTGGATCTGGTGCCGGACGCGGGGGACGACCCGGTGGTGCCGCTTCGGGAGGATCGCGAGGGACAGGCGGATCGAGCGGACTAGGGAGAGGCGGCCCGTTGTTTCGGTACATTTCTCTGATTGGTACGACGGCAGACTCGCCTCCCTACCCAATGACCGATGGTTCGTGGATTGATACAGGCAAAATCGAATTCGGTGACACGATCGACGCGGTGATCAGTCGTGGATCAGCGGAGGCGTTCGGAGTCTCGGTCGGGGACGAGTTTGTGATCAAATTCGAAACCAACACACAGCGACTAAAACTAGTGGGCATTGTCGATCAAGTGCGTTCGCTGCCTTCAGTGGGAAGAGGTTCGCCTGCTCCATCAAGAGGACCGGCGACGACGGCCCTTTACATTCCCATGTTGGCCATGGGCAAAGTGACCGGACAGGAACCTCGAATTGACTATGCCGCAGTTGCCATGAAAGAGATGTCGGCAGGCCCGGCATTTGAAAGCAAGTGGACGCGCGAACTGGCCAGTATGGGGAGCAAGGCCGAACTTCAATCGGCCACTGATATCGAGCAAGATCTCTCGGCAGGGCGGTCGGTTGCCAGCATGCGTGGCCAAGCCTATTCCGCGACGGGCATTTCCATGTTGGCTTCACTGTTCATTATCTTCACCACACTTAGTATGGGCGTTCACGAACGCACTCGGCAGTTTGCCGTCCTCCGCGCGATCGCGCTAACAAAGGGACAGGTAGCGGCGATCATATCGGTCGAAAGTATCGTTTTAGGGTTGATCGGCTGGTTGGGCGGTTTAGCGGCAGGCTGGCTATTGCTGCAAGTGGTAGCGTGGTCGCAGCCCGATTTTCTGCGAAACGGAGCGACGCTTGGCTCTTGGTCGATCATGCTCTCGGGAATCTGTGCGTTTGGCGGTGCCATCGTCGCCGCCGTTATCCCAGCGTGGCGAGCAACGCGTGTCAGCCCTCTGGATGCCATGGCCCCTCAACCGATCTCGCCAGGAACACGTTACATCGTGCCAGCGGTAGTTGTCGGCTTGACCTTGATCTTTGTGAATCCGCTGCTCGTCTTTTATGTGCCGATGTCGGATGAATCACGCTATGGAATCTACGCAGCGCTGGGATGTTCCACGATGGCTGTCGGCTTCTTGCTTTTAACACCGCTGGCCATCTCCATTACCGAACGGTATTTGGCTGCTCCACTAGCATGGCTCTTCCGGCTTGATTCGCGCTTACTAGAGTCACAGCTGAGTAGCAATTTCTGGAGGACCTTGGGAACTTCCGTTGCTCTCACGCTTGGCTTGGGCTTATTCATTGCGACTCAGGTTTGGGGCTATTCGATGTTGGGACCATTTGTTCCTGGTGAATGGGCTCCTGATACACTGGTCAACTTTACCACCGGCGGACTCCCAGATTCGGAATGGGAAGCAGTTGCCCATGCGACAGGTGTCAAGCCGCAACGCTGTCTACCCCTCGCAGTCGAGCAGCCGAAACTAGTTGGGGACATCACAGGCAGCGAGGAACGATCTTCGGTTGCACGGCAGGACAACATCGTTTTGATTGGTATCGATCCCGAGCGAGGGATCGGCGCTGACGATCCATTGTTGCATCTCGACTTTGTCGACGGAGACCGTGTCTCGGCGGCGAAACGGATGAAAGAAACAAATGCATGTGTGGTTCCAGATCACTTTGCCAAAGCATCTGGGCTGAAAATTGGCGACTCTTTCGAGTTAATCCCACCATACTCACCTGACAAGACGGTGAGGTATGAGATCGCCGGGGTCGTCCATTTGCAAGGTTGGCATTGGATGACGAAATTCTCGGGACTGCGCCGCCAAAGTGGTCGTTCGGCGGCGATGGTCTTTGCAGACTTCGACGATGTTCGTCGCGACTTTAACTTGCCGGAAACGAACTTCTTCTGGATGGATACCGAGCCTGGCGTCGACTACGCCAAATTGGGTAGCGTCATGCAGACGATTGGCGATCGATACGAGGGAGAACGTCAACCCGTCAATGGTCAGGGAACCTGGGAGTTCGCCGCACGAAATTTCGGTTCGACAGTTCGTATTACGACGGTCGATGACGTTCGGGAAAGGATCCAAGGCCGAGCTGCTGGGATGATCTGGGGAATGGGACAGCTCCCGCTGGTTACCCTCGCCGTATCAGCGATCGGAGTCCTCAATACGATTTTGGCATCGGTCCGAACTCGCCAATGGGACATGGGCGTAATGCGTTCACTGGGTCTCACACGCTGGGGTTTGGTCCGTATGATTTTGGCGGAAGGAATTCTGATCGGACTCGTTGCCTGCGTGTTGAGTGCCGGTTTCGGCGTGATGGCTGGCTGGTGTGGCGTTGGAATTTCGCAATACGTGAGTTTCTTCGGCGGGATGGCACCGACGTTGATTCTTCCGTGGAACCAGCTTCTGTTTGGCTGTGGTATCACGTTGCTTCTTTGCCTTGCCGCGGCACTTTGGCCAGCGATCTCTGCCGGGCGACAGGAGCCGCTTCGCCTGCTTCAGGCTGGACGTACCGTTGCATGA